In a single window of the Branchiostoma floridae strain S238N-H82 chromosome 2, Bfl_VNyyK, whole genome shotgun sequence genome:
- the LOC118406597 gene encoding heterogeneous nuclear ribonucleoprotein K-like isoform X1, whose amino-acid sequence MESEPINSDEFKQERDSWDQEGKRPAEDEGGQSNKRPRPPPPVDLRILLQSKNAGAIIGKQGLNIKRLRSEYKATVTVPDCTGPERILTISADLNTACACLLDIIPVLEDYQKHYQEHKDLNFNCELRMLVHQSQAGCIIGRAGFKIKELREQTEANIKVYSECMPGSTERVVALTGKPEKCVGAIKKIIELLQKAPIKGQNIPYDPFMYDEFYAAEYGGYTSYDDQRGGGGRGGGDRRGGGFSGRGGSGGGPRGRGGPPRGHRGGPGGQGSRMGGNMGHRDNFHGGHGGGRAGGPRMMPSEMRSGPPPSRGLGGGGPPPMRNRGGLMSQGGQGGRGGMGGSDRMGGYGGGGRDFTRDDYGGGSRFSRDRDRDGMGGGGGGGFGGGGGGGGFRSGGSDHGFGTGGNITSTQVTIPKELAGSIIGRGGSRIRTIRERSEAQIKIDEPLPGSTDRIITISGDNDQIRNAQFLLQESVRGDSLMGDHGY is encoded by the exons ATGGAGTCTGAACCTATCAACAGCGATG AGTTTAAGCAAGAAAGGGATAGCTGGGATCAGGAAG GGAAACGCCCAGCGGAAGACGAGGGAGGCCAGTCCAACAAGCGCCCCCGACCGCCGCCTCCCGTGGATCTGAGGATCTTGCTGCAGAGCaag AATGCGGGAGCCATCATCGGCAAGCAAGGTTTGAACATCAAGCGTCTTCGTTCAGAG TACAAAGCAACCGTTACCGTCCCCGACTGCACTGGCCCTGAGCG CATTTTGACCATATCGGCCGACTTGAACACAGCCTGCGCATGTCTACTCGACATTATTCCTGTCCTGGAAGAC TACCAGAAGCACTACCAGGAGCATAAGGACCTGAACTTCAACTGTGAGCTGCGCATGTTGGTGCATCAGAGCCAGGCGGGCTGCATCATCGGCCGCGCAGGCTTCAAGATCAAGGAACTGCGTGAG caaaccGAGGCAAACATCAAGGTGTACTCTGAGTGCATGCCGGGCTCCACAGAGAGAGTCGTCGCCTTGACCG GAAAGCCGGAGAAATGTGTCGGTGCCATCAAGAAAATCATCGAGCTCCTGCAGAAA GCCCCCATCAAAGGACAGAACATCCCCTACGACCCGTTCATGTACGATGAGTTCTACGCGGCGGAATATGGCGGCTACACGTCATACGACGACCAACGCGGCGGCGGTGGCCGTGGCGGCGGGGACCGGAGGGGCGGCGGTTTCTCCGGGCGAGGCGGTTCCGGGGGCGGTCCCAGAGGGCGTGGCGGCCCTCCACGAGGCCATCGCGGTGGCCCTG GAGGTCAGGGGTCGCGGATGGGCGGCAACATGGGTCACCGCGACAACTTCCACGGCGGTCACGGCGGCGGGAGGGCCGGCGGGCCCCGCATGATGCCCTCGGAGATGAGGTCTGGCCCCCCTCCCAGCAGGGGGCTGGGAGGAGGGGGGCCGCCCCCCATGCGCAACAGGGGGGGTCTGATGTCCCAGGGGGGGCAGGGAGGCAGAGGCGGCATGGGCGGCAG TGACCGGATGGGCGGCTACGGAGGCGGTGGCCGCGACTTTACCCGGGACGACTATGGTGGCGGTAGCCGGTTCAGTAGAGACCGGGACCGTGACGGAATGGGCGGTGGTGGCGGTGGCGGCTTTGGTGGAGGCGGCGGCGGAGGCGGCTTCAGATCGGGCGGCAGTGATCATG GATTTGGCACTGGAGGTAACATCACTTCAACACAAGTCACAATTCCCAAAGAG CTTGCGGGCTCAATCATCGGCAGGGGCGGGTCTCGAATCCGGACCATCCGCGAGAGGTCGGAGGCTCAGATCAAGATCGACGAGCCGCTGCCGGGCTCGACGGACCGCATCATCACCATCTCCGGGGACAACGACCAGATCCGGAACGCGCAGTTCCTGCTGCAGGAGAG
- the LOC118406597 gene encoding heterogeneous nuclear ribonucleoprotein K-like isoform X2, which yields MESEPINSDGKRPAEDEGGQSNKRPRPPPPVDLRILLQSKNAGAIIGKQGLNIKRLRSEYKATVTVPDCTGPERILTISADLNTACACLLDIIPVLEDYQKHYQEHKDLNFNCELRMLVHQSQAGCIIGRAGFKIKELREQTEANIKVYSECMPGSTERVVALTGKPEKCVGAIKKIIELLQKAPIKGQNIPYDPFMYDEFYAAEYGGYTSYDDQRGGGGRGGGDRRGGGFSGRGGSGGGPRGRGGPPRGHRGGPGGQGSRMGGNMGHRDNFHGGHGGGRAGGPRMMPSEMRSGPPPSRGLGGGGPPPMRNRGGLMSQGGQGGRGGMGGSDRMGGYGGGGRDFTRDDYGGGSRFSRDRDRDGMGGGGGGGFGGGGGGGGFRSGGSDHGFGTGGNITSTQVTIPKELAGSIIGRGGSRIRTIRERSEAQIKIDEPLPGSTDRIITISGDNDQIRNAQFLLQESVRGDSLMGDHGY from the exons ATGGAGTCTGAACCTATCAACAGCGATG GGAAACGCCCAGCGGAAGACGAGGGAGGCCAGTCCAACAAGCGCCCCCGACCGCCGCCTCCCGTGGATCTGAGGATCTTGCTGCAGAGCaag AATGCGGGAGCCATCATCGGCAAGCAAGGTTTGAACATCAAGCGTCTTCGTTCAGAG TACAAAGCAACCGTTACCGTCCCCGACTGCACTGGCCCTGAGCG CATTTTGACCATATCGGCCGACTTGAACACAGCCTGCGCATGTCTACTCGACATTATTCCTGTCCTGGAAGAC TACCAGAAGCACTACCAGGAGCATAAGGACCTGAACTTCAACTGTGAGCTGCGCATGTTGGTGCATCAGAGCCAGGCGGGCTGCATCATCGGCCGCGCAGGCTTCAAGATCAAGGAACTGCGTGAG caaaccGAGGCAAACATCAAGGTGTACTCTGAGTGCATGCCGGGCTCCACAGAGAGAGTCGTCGCCTTGACCG GAAAGCCGGAGAAATGTGTCGGTGCCATCAAGAAAATCATCGAGCTCCTGCAGAAA GCCCCCATCAAAGGACAGAACATCCCCTACGACCCGTTCATGTACGATGAGTTCTACGCGGCGGAATATGGCGGCTACACGTCATACGACGACCAACGCGGCGGCGGTGGCCGTGGCGGCGGGGACCGGAGGGGCGGCGGTTTCTCCGGGCGAGGCGGTTCCGGGGGCGGTCCCAGAGGGCGTGGCGGCCCTCCACGAGGCCATCGCGGTGGCCCTG GAGGTCAGGGGTCGCGGATGGGCGGCAACATGGGTCACCGCGACAACTTCCACGGCGGTCACGGCGGCGGGAGGGCCGGCGGGCCCCGCATGATGCCCTCGGAGATGAGGTCTGGCCCCCCTCCCAGCAGGGGGCTGGGAGGAGGGGGGCCGCCCCCCATGCGCAACAGGGGGGGTCTGATGTCCCAGGGGGGGCAGGGAGGCAGAGGCGGCATGGGCGGCAG TGACCGGATGGGCGGCTACGGAGGCGGTGGCCGCGACTTTACCCGGGACGACTATGGTGGCGGTAGCCGGTTCAGTAGAGACCGGGACCGTGACGGAATGGGCGGTGGTGGCGGTGGCGGCTTTGGTGGAGGCGGCGGCGGAGGCGGCTTCAGATCGGGCGGCAGTGATCATG GATTTGGCACTGGAGGTAACATCACTTCAACACAAGTCACAATTCCCAAAGAG CTTGCGGGCTCAATCATCGGCAGGGGCGGGTCTCGAATCCGGACCATCCGCGAGAGGTCGGAGGCTCAGATCAAGATCGACGAGCCGCTGCCGGGCTCGACGGACCGCATCATCACCATCTCCGGGGACAACGACCAGATCCGGAACGCGCAGTTCCTGCTGCAGGAGAG
- the LOC118406597 gene encoding heterogeneous nuclear ribonucleoprotein K-like isoform X3 translates to MESEPINSDEFKQERDSWDQEGKRPAEDEGGQSNKRPRPPPPVDLRILLQSKNAGAIIGKQGLNIKRLRSEYKATVTVPDCTGPERILTISADLNTACACLLDIIPVLEDYQKHYQEHKDLNFNCELRMLVHQSQAGCIIGRAGFKIKELREQTEANIKVYSECMPGSTERVVALTGKPEKCVGAIKKIIELLQKAPIKGQNIPYDPFMYDEFYAAEYGGYTSYDDQRGGGGRGGGDRRGGGFSGRGGSGGGPRGRGGPPRGHRGGPGGQGSRMGGNMGHRDNFHGGHGGGRAGGPRMMPSEMRSGPPPSRGLGGGGPPPMRNRGGLMSQGGQGGRGGMGGSDRMGGYGGGGRDFTRDDYGGGSRFSRDRDRDGMGGGGGGGFGGGGGGGGFRSGGSDHGFGTGGNITSTQVTIPKELAGSIIGRGGSCI, encoded by the exons ATGGAGTCTGAACCTATCAACAGCGATG AGTTTAAGCAAGAAAGGGATAGCTGGGATCAGGAAG GGAAACGCCCAGCGGAAGACGAGGGAGGCCAGTCCAACAAGCGCCCCCGACCGCCGCCTCCCGTGGATCTGAGGATCTTGCTGCAGAGCaag AATGCGGGAGCCATCATCGGCAAGCAAGGTTTGAACATCAAGCGTCTTCGTTCAGAG TACAAAGCAACCGTTACCGTCCCCGACTGCACTGGCCCTGAGCG CATTTTGACCATATCGGCCGACTTGAACACAGCCTGCGCATGTCTACTCGACATTATTCCTGTCCTGGAAGAC TACCAGAAGCACTACCAGGAGCATAAGGACCTGAACTTCAACTGTGAGCTGCGCATGTTGGTGCATCAGAGCCAGGCGGGCTGCATCATCGGCCGCGCAGGCTTCAAGATCAAGGAACTGCGTGAG caaaccGAGGCAAACATCAAGGTGTACTCTGAGTGCATGCCGGGCTCCACAGAGAGAGTCGTCGCCTTGACCG GAAAGCCGGAGAAATGTGTCGGTGCCATCAAGAAAATCATCGAGCTCCTGCAGAAA GCCCCCATCAAAGGACAGAACATCCCCTACGACCCGTTCATGTACGATGAGTTCTACGCGGCGGAATATGGCGGCTACACGTCATACGACGACCAACGCGGCGGCGGTGGCCGTGGCGGCGGGGACCGGAGGGGCGGCGGTTTCTCCGGGCGAGGCGGTTCCGGGGGCGGTCCCAGAGGGCGTGGCGGCCCTCCACGAGGCCATCGCGGTGGCCCTG GAGGTCAGGGGTCGCGGATGGGCGGCAACATGGGTCACCGCGACAACTTCCACGGCGGTCACGGCGGCGGGAGGGCCGGCGGGCCCCGCATGATGCCCTCGGAGATGAGGTCTGGCCCCCCTCCCAGCAGGGGGCTGGGAGGAGGGGGGCCGCCCCCCATGCGCAACAGGGGGGGTCTGATGTCCCAGGGGGGGCAGGGAGGCAGAGGCGGCATGGGCGGCAG TGACCGGATGGGCGGCTACGGAGGCGGTGGCCGCGACTTTACCCGGGACGACTATGGTGGCGGTAGCCGGTTCAGTAGAGACCGGGACCGTGACGGAATGGGCGGTGGTGGCGGTGGCGGCTTTGGTGGAGGCGGCGGCGGAGGCGGCTTCAGATCGGGCGGCAGTGATCATG GATTTGGCACTGGAGGTAACATCACTTCAACACAAGTCACAATTCCCAAAGAG CTTGCGGGTTCCATCATAGGCAGGGGCGGGTCCTGCATCTGA